Proteins from a single region of Oncorhynchus tshawytscha isolate Ot180627B linkage group LG03, Otsh_v2.0, whole genome shotgun sequence:
- the fbl gene encoding rRNA 2'-O-methyltransferase fibrillarin produces the protein MTPGFSPRGGDRGGRGGFRGRGSFGDRGGGRGGFGDRGGRGGFRGRGGGGGFRSPSGEGGFRGRGGGRGTPRGRGGRGGFGAGRKVTVEPHRHEGVFICRGKEDALVTKNMVIGESVYGEKRMNVEEGETKIEYRAWNPFRSKLAAAILGGVDQIHIKPGSKVMYLGAASGTTVSHVSDIVGPEGLVYAVEFSHRSGRDLLNVAKKRTNIIPIIEDARHPHKYRMLVGMVDVIFADVAQPDQTRIVALNAHNFLKNGGHFVISIKANCIDSTAAPEAVFAAEVKKMGSENMKPQEQLTLEPYERDHAIVVGIYRPAPKNKK, from the exons ATGACACCAG GATTCAGCCCCCGGGGTGGTGATcgaggaggcagaggaggcttCCGGGGAAGAGGGAGCTTTGGAGACAGAGGTGGTGGACGGGGGGGTTTTGGAGATAGAGGTGGACGGGGAGGATTCAGAGGCAGAGGTGGTG GAGGTGGATTTAGGTCTCCAAGCGGCGAGGGTGGCTTCAGAGGCCGTGGAGGTGGCCGTGGCACCCCCAGGGGTAGAGGTGGACGTGGCGGCTTCGGGGCTGGCAGGAAAGTCACTGTGGAGCCTCATAGACATGAAG GAGTGTTCATCTGCCGTGGTAAGGAAGATGCCCTGGTGACAAAGAACATGGTGATTGGGGAGTCCGTGTATGGAGAAAAAAGGATGAATGTCGAGGAAGGAGAAACGAAGATTGAGTACAGAGCGTGGAACCCTTTCCGGTCAAAGCTGGCAGCAGCCATCTTGGGAGGAGTTGATCAGATCCACATCAAACCTGGCTCGAAGGTCATGTACCTGGGTGCCGCATCAGGGACGACAGTGTCCCATGTGTCAGACATCGTTGGACCT GAGGGTCTTGTGTATGCTGTGGAGTTCTCTCACAGGTCAGGACGTGATCTGCTCAATGTTGCCAAAAAGAGAACCAACATCATTCCCATCATTGAGGATGCCCGGCATCCACACAAATACCGCATGCTTGTTG GCATGGTAGATGTCATCTTCGCTGATGTGGCCCAGCCTGATCAGACCAGAATTGTTGCACTCAACGCTCACAATTTCCTTAAGAACGGAGGTCACTTTGTCATCTCAATCAAG GCAAACTGCATTGATTCAACGGCAGCACCGGAGGCTGTGTTTGCTGCGGAGGTGAAGAAGATGGGCTCGGAAAACATGAAGCCCCAGGAGCAGCTGACATTAGAGCCTTATGAGAGAGATCACGCCATCGTAGTAGGAATCTACAG ACCTGCTCCCAAGAATAAGAAGTGA